A region of the Deinococcus radiopugnans ATCC 19172 genome:
GCCAACCTGGCGGTGGCCGCCGACTACGATGCCAAGAACCAGGCCGCGCTGCAGCGCCTGCAAAAGGGCGGCACCCAGCTGCGCCGTTACTCGGCCGACATCCTCAAGGCGGGCAACAAGGCCACCCAGGAACTGCACGCCGAGAACTCGGCCAAGAACGCGGATTACAAGAAGGTCTACACGCCCTGGAACGCCTTCCGCCGCACCATTCACGCGTGGCACCAGATCAACGAGAAGCCGCTGATGGACTTCAACGACTGAGGCTCACTGCAGACAAGAGGGAGGCCCGCAGATTCCAGTGCGGGCCTCCCTCTTGCCTGGCTAGGACGACAGGTTTGCTTATGGCCCCGCTGCCCGCAGGCCGGTCAGGCCGGGGAAGGCGACGCACAGCACCAGCACGAACAGCTGGATGAAGATGAACGGCACCACGCCCCGGTAAATATCACTCGTCGCCAGATACTTGCCCGCGATGCCGCGCAGGTAGAACAGCGAGAACCCGAACGGCGGCGTCAGGAAGCTGGTCTGGAGGTTGACGCCCAGCAGGATGCCGTACCAGATCATGTCCACGCCCAGGTCACGGGCCACGGGCGCGAAGATGGGCAACAGGATAAAAGCGATCTCGAAGAAATCCAGGAAGAAGCCCAGGATGAAAATCGCCAGATTGGTCAGGATCAGGAAGCCCAGCACGCCGCCCGGCAGATTGGCCAGGATGTTCTGCATGTACAGGTCGCCGTCCAGCGCCCGGAACACCAGTGAGAACGAGGTGGAGCCGATCAGGATGAAAATGACGAAGGTGGTCAGGCGGGCGGTGGAGAGCGTGACCTCCCACAGCCCCGCACGCGTCAGCTTGCGGTTGGCCAGCGCCAGCAGCACCGCGCCCAGCGCGCCCACCGAACCGGCCTCGGTGGCGGTGGCGAGGCCGAAGAAGATCGAACCCAGCACCGCGAAGATCAGCAGCAGCGGCGGGATCATGGCGCGCAGCACCTGCAGGGCCATGGCGCTGGGCTTGATGTTCAGCTCGGCGGCAGGCATGGCCGGGGCCAGGGTGGGACTCAGGGCCGAGCGCACGATCACGTACACGATGTACAGTGCCGCCAGCATCAGCCCCGGCACCAGCGAACCCAGGAACAGGTCGCCCACCGACACGCCCAGCTCGCTGCCCAGCACCACCAGCACCACGCTGGGCGGAATCACCTGCCCCAGCGTGCCGGACGCCGCGATCACGCCGCTGGCCAGCCCCTTGTCGTAGCCGTAGCGCAGCATGATCGGTAGGCTGATCAGGCCCATCGTGACCACCGTGGCGGCCACCACCCCCGTCGTGGCGGCCAGCAGCAGGCCCACCAGCACCACGGCCACCGCGATGCCGCCGCGCAGCCGCCCGAACAGCAACCCCGCCGTGCGCAGCAGGTCTTCGGCCAGCCCGCTCTTGCCCAGGATGCCGCCCATGAACACGAAGTACGGAATCGCCAGCAGGGTGAAGTTGCTCATGGTGCCGAAGATGCGGTCGGGCATGGCCCGCAGCAGCAGGGCGTCGAAGTGCCCGGTGCCCAGCCCGATCAGCCCGAAGATGATGGCCGTTCCGGCCAGCGCGAAGGCCACCGGAAAACCGCTGAAAATGAGGATGAACGCGCCGAAGAACATCCACAGGCCGATGGCGTCCACTAGTTGTTCCTCTGATTGTTCTTCATCTGCTCTTCCGCCTCGTCGGGCAGGCCCACCAGCAACCCGTCCAGCCCGGCGCGGTCCAGCTGCACGTCGGCGGCCAGCGCTTCCACCTCGTCCAGCTCGTCCTGGGTGCGGTACTCGTAATGACCGGTCAGCGCGCCTGCCGCCTTGATCGCCTCGCTGACGCCCTGGATCAACAGGAACACGAAGCCGACGGGCAGCAGCAGCTTGATCGGCCAGCGCAGCAGCCCCCCCGGATCGGAACTGCTCTCCTGAATGCCGT
Encoded here:
- a CDS encoding TRAP transporter large permease, with the translated sequence MDAIGLWMFFGAFILIFSGFPVAFALAGTAIIFGLIGLGTGHFDALLLRAMPDRIFGTMSNFTLLAIPYFVFMGGILGKSGLAEDLLRTAGLLFGRLRGGIAVAVVLVGLLLAATTGVVAATVVTMGLISLPIMLRYGYDKGLASGVIAASGTLGQVIPPSVVLVVLGSELGVSVGDLFLGSLVPGLMLAALYIVYVIVRSALSPTLAPAMPAAELNIKPSAMALQVLRAMIPPLLLIFAVLGSIFFGLATATEAGSVGALGAVLLALANRKLTRAGLWEVTLSTARLTTFVIFILIGSTSFSLVFRALDGDLYMQNILANLPGGVLGFLILTNLAIFILGFFLDFFEIAFILLPIFAPVARDLGVDMIWYGILLGVNLQTSFLTPPFGFSLFYLRGIAGKYLATSDIYRGVVPFIFIQLFVLVLCVAFPGLTGLRAAGP